From Acidobacteriota bacterium:
GAAGGTCTGGCCGTCGAGCTCGAACTCCACGGTCAACACCGAGCCCTCGGGGCGCCCCGCCATGGCGGCGCTAGCGCTGTCGTAGTAAGTGGTTCTGCCGATGCTCGAGTTGTCGAAGAGCGAGGTGTAGAAACGCGCCGCTTCCTCCGCTTGGTGGTCGAACCAGAGGTTGGGAGTGATCTTTTGGCGAATTTTGGCCTTGGGCATGGCTTGCTCCTTAGCTTTTTCGTTGTCTCGAACCCCTTAGTGGGGCGAAGGGGGCGCATCCGGAACCTGGCGAACCTCAATGGGGATGATCAGCGGCTCGCCCCCCGGCCCGGGGGCCGAGGAAGCCTCCGCAGCGATCTCGTACGCTCGCTCCGGCGTATCGACCGAGACGATCCAAAAGCCGGCGATGAATTCCTTGGTCTCGGCGAAGGGGCCGTCCGTCACGATCGGCCGACCGCCTCTGCCGGCTCGCACCATCCGGGCTTCTTTCGGCGGCGCCAATCCTTCCGCGCCCACCAGCTCTCCGGATTCGGTGAGCTTCCGGTAGAGATCCTTCATGTACTCGAGATGAGCGTTGAAGTCTTCCGCTGCCCACTGGGTGATCTCCCAGTATCCGGAGCCGTGTTGGGCCTGCATCATCAGCATGTATTTCATGGTCGAACTCCTCGGTTCCGGCGCCTTGAGTGACGCTCACCCACTGGTCGAACAACCGAGGGCGATTTCGACATTTGGGTCAGAATCGTTCTGCAGGCCCGGAGCGGCTCAGCCAGAGATCAAGACAGAAACTTCTTCGACAGCCGCTGGACCGTGTTCTTGGTGCGGGTGGTGGTCGGGCCAACCGATTTCTCGAGGACCTTCCAGTCGAGCTCCGACGTAGACACTCCACCGCTTGGCAACCAGAACAGCTCGCGCCCTTCGATGGTCAGCCAGTCCTCCTCGCTGTCAAGAGCGAGGGCGGCCTCGGCGGCGGAGGTACCCGGCGCTTGCTGAAGAAAGATGACCTGCAGCTTGCCTCGCTGATCGTGGCCGGAGCGCTCTGCGAAGGGTTGGACGGCGGCGACGGCGAGGACTTCTTCGGCGCTGCGCAGGAAGGTCGGTACGGGATACCCGAGCTCTTCCGCCAGGCCCCCTTCCACCCTCTGCGCTACGGCCTCCGCCTTGTCGGCGGCATCAAAAACCACATTGCCGGAGGCCAGAAAGGCGCTGGCGCCCTCGAAGCCGAGGCGGGTGAAGGCGGCGCAGAGATCCTCGTTGGTGATCCGCCGGCCACCGAGGTTCATCCCGCGCAAGAAAGCGACGAAGCGTGCCATGGTGGGAAGCTACCACGGACCGACGCGGAGGAAGGGCCCTTAGGAGGGCGCCATCCGCCTCCTCGACGGGCTCCGGTCGGCCGCCTGAGCGCTTGATGCCTTGACATCAACATACCGATCATCAATGATGTCTACATGCGAACGACCCTCACCTTGGACGATGATCTAGCTCAGATTCTCAAGCTGCGAGCTCGTCAGCTCGGTATCTCCTTCAAAGAGATGGTGAACACCGCGATTCGGTCGGGATTGGGGCCGGGGTCGGAAGCAGCGCCCGCTGATCCGCCCAAGACCATTCCCCACTCCTTCGGTCTTCGCCCTGGAATCGATCCGGACAAGCTGAATCAGTTGGTCGATGAGCTCGAAGCGGAATCCTTCGCCGAGTCTCTCCAACGGTCCAAAGAATGATTCTGCCGGACGTCAACGTCCTCATCCACGCTCACAATTCGGACTCACCGGTTCACGAACGAGCGAGGGCTTGGTGGGATGCCTGTCTGGCCGGCACTGAGGGTGTCGGCCTCGCCTGGGTCGTAATCCTGGGCTTCTTGCGCATCTCGACCCACCGCAAGATCCTCCAACGGCCGCTTCCGGCGGATGAAGTGCTGGAGCGCCTCGAATGTTGGCTGGAGCTTCCCCACATCCACATCCCTCATCCATCGGATCGCCACCTGACCGGTTTGCGGGAAGCGGTAACCGCCCTGGGTACCGCCGGCAATCTGACTACCGACGCCCATCTAGCGACTCTGGCTCGACAGCGGGGCTATGTGCTCTACACCACCGATACCGACTTCGCCCGCTTCCCAGGCTTGCGCTGGATCAACCCCTGCCAAAGCTCCTAAGCCGAAAGCCGGTCGGGGAGCAGATAGCAGCGCTTGGCGCGCTCCGATTCGAGGAGCTCGGCGGAGTAGTAGCGCGCCAGTAGCGGGCTGGGCCATTGGAAGAGGTCGGGGTTGCGGCGGGCGAAGTCGGCCCAGGACTCCTCCTCCGCGAGCCGCTGACGAATGAGGAAGAGATAAGACCAGGTGATGGTCTCGTGGTAGAGGCCGTCGGCGCCGAGGGCCTGCGCCAACCGCTGGAGGTTGGTCACGAAGCGCTCCAGCGCCTGCGCCGCCGGATAGCGCTGAAGGTAAAGCCAGGCGATGCGGATGTGGTCCGCGTGGCGGAACTCGCCGGGGCGCAAAGAGGCCTGCTCGAACCCGGCCAACAGCTCCTCATCGCTCAAGCCTCCACCAGCGAAGCGGTCCTCGGAACCGATCATGATCCTTCCTCCATTCGATGGCTAGCGGAAGCGTCGAGGTCGAGACCGTAGACCGAC
This genomic window contains:
- a CDS encoding VOC family protein — translated: MPKAKIRQKITPNLWFDHQAEEAARFYTSLFDNSSIGRTTYYDSASAAMAGRPEGSVLTVEFELDGQTF
- a CDS encoding YciI family protein produces the protein MKYMLMMQAQHGSGYWEITQWAAEDFNAHLEYMKDLYRKLTESGELVGAEGLAPPKEARMVRAGRGGRPIVTDGPFAETKEFIAGFWIVSVDTPERAYEIAAEASSAPGPGGEPLIIPIEVRQVPDAPPSPH
- a CDS encoding DUF1697 domain-containing protein; translated protein: MARFVAFLRGMNLGGRRITNEDLCAAFTRLGFEGASAFLASGNVVFDAADKAEAVAQRVEGGLAEELGYPVPTFLRSAEEVLAVAAVQPFAERSGHDQRGKLQVIFLQQAPGTSAAEAALALDSEEDWLTIEGRELFWLPSGGVSTSELDWKVLEKSVGPTTTRTKNTVQRLSKKFLS
- a CDS encoding CopG family transcriptional regulator, with product MRTTLTLDDDLAQILKLRARQLGISFKEMVNTAIRSGLGPGSEAAPADPPKTIPHSFGLRPGIDPDKLNQLVDELEAESFAESLQRSKE
- a CDS encoding type II toxin-antitoxin system VapC family toxin, with amino-acid sequence MILPDVNVLIHAHNSDSPVHERARAWWDACLAGTEGVGLAWVVILGFLRISTHRKILQRPLPADEVLERLECWLELPHIHIPHPSDRHLTGLREAVTALGTAGNLTTDAHLATLARQRGYVLYTTDTDFARFPGLRWINPCQSS